In Paenibacillus sonchi, a single genomic region encodes these proteins:
- a CDS encoding Gfo/Idh/MocA family protein, with protein sequence MTVDNAYKVKWGILSTGWIAHQFATDLAHASNGVAYAVGSRNQESADEFAKNHGIPVAHATYEDLVHDPEVDVVYIGTPHPFHKDNALLALRAGKAVLCEKPFTVNSGELEEIVAYAREHKLFLMEAMWSRYIPANVKVREWVAAQRIGDVRLVKADLGFRAEWNPESRLLNPALGGGALLDVGIYPVSFASMIFGPHPESVASTVHMGETGVDEHFSLLLSYGGGKTASLNGGVRLNMLQEAYVFGTEGHIVVKGSFVNPKSAELYVGGELVETFEDDRTSIGYAFEAEEVGRCLQAGLTESPTLTLDESLAILKLLDRVRAEWGLVYPGE encoded by the coding sequence ATGACAGTCGATAACGCTTACAAGGTAAAGTGGGGAATTCTCAGCACCGGCTGGATCGCGCACCAGTTCGCAACCGATCTGGCCCATGCATCGAACGGGGTTGCCTATGCTGTAGGTTCGCGCAATCAGGAGAGCGCGGATGAGTTTGCCAAAAACCACGGCATTCCGGTAGCCCATGCCACGTACGAGGATTTGGTCCATGATCCGGAGGTGGACGTCGTTTATATCGGGACCCCGCATCCTTTTCACAAAGACAATGCGCTGCTCGCGCTGCGTGCAGGCAAGGCGGTGCTCTGCGAGAAGCCGTTTACGGTGAACAGCGGTGAGCTGGAGGAGATTGTGGCGTATGCCCGTGAACATAAGCTGTTCCTGATGGAAGCGATGTGGAGCCGCTACATTCCGGCCAACGTCAAGGTCAGAGAGTGGGTTGCCGCACAGCGGATTGGAGACGTCCGGCTGGTCAAGGCGGATCTCGGCTTCCGGGCAGAATGGAATCCAGAGAGCCGTCTGCTGAACCCGGCGCTGGGCGGCGGTGCGCTGCTGGACGTCGGCATTTATCCGGTTTCTTTTGCCTCCATGATCTTTGGACCCCACCCGGAGAGTGTAGCCAGCACTGTACATATGGGTGAAACGGGGGTAGATGAGCATTTCTCGCTGCTGCTGTCCTATGGCGGCGGCAAAACGGCTTCCCTCAACGGCGGGGTGCGCCTGAATATGCTGCAGGAGGCCTATGTGTTCGGGACGGAAGGGCATATTGTTGTAAAGGGCTCTTTTGTCAATCCAAAGTCAGCTGAGTTGTATGTCGGCGGTGAGCTTGTGGAGACCTTTGAAGACGACCGGACTTCTATCGGGTATGCCTTTGAAGCGGAAGAAGTGGGGCGCTGTCTGCAGGCGGGACTTACGGAGAGCCCGACGCTGACGCTGGATGAATCGTTAGCGATTCTGAAGCTGCTGGATCGGGTGCGTGCGGAGTGGGGACTTGTGTATCCCGGGGAATAA
- a CDS encoding ADP-ribosylglycohydrolase family protein, with translation MALDSDRYQGCLQGLAAGDALGTTAEFKAPGTFAPLEDIVGGGVFGLQPGQWTDDTSMALCLADSLLAAPGFDPADQMRRYVRWFREGYLSSTGECFDIGNATRSALLQFEAGGEAYSGSEDPRSAGNGPIMRLAPVVMYYAEDPVAAIEYAARSSRTTHAAAECVDACRLMAAYILAGLHGWSKQELLAPDAFGGWLEEEALSRSILDIKRGSYKLKAPPEIKGSGYVVQSLEAALWAFHGSSSFAEGALLAVNLGDDADTTGAVYGQIAGAYYGLGGIPAQWSGRLAMRGLISDYAGRLYNERAGR, from the coding sequence ATGGCACTGGACAGCGACCGGTATCAAGGCTGCCTGCAAGGGCTGGCAGCAGGTGATGCGCTGGGGACTACCGCCGAGTTCAAGGCACCGGGGACTTTTGCGCCGCTGGAGGACATCGTCGGCGGCGGAGTGTTCGGGCTGCAGCCGGGGCAATGGACCGACGATACCTCGATGGCGCTGTGCCTGGCGGACAGTCTGCTGGCGGCGCCGGGCTTTGATCCTGCCGATCAGATGCGGCGGTATGTGCGGTGGTTCCGCGAAGGATACCTCAGCAGCACGGGGGAGTGCTTCGACATCGGGAACGCTACGCGCTCTGCGCTGCTGCAGTTCGAGGCCGGCGGCGAAGCGTACAGCGGCTCGGAAGATCCGCGCAGTGCCGGGAACGGCCCGATTATGCGCCTGGCCCCGGTGGTGATGTACTATGCGGAGGACCCGGTGGCAGCCATAGAGTACGCTGCGCGAAGCTCGCGGACCACCCATGCCGCTGCAGAGTGCGTGGATGCCTGCCGCCTGATGGCAGCTTATATCCTCGCCGGACTGCACGGCTGGAGCAAGCAGGAGCTGCTGGCCCCGGACGCCTTCGGCGGCTGGCTGGAGGAGGAGGCACTGTCCCGCAGCATCCTGGACATTAAGCGGGGTTCTTACAAGCTCAAGGCTCCGCCGGAGATTAAGGGCTCCGGCTATGTGGTGCAATCGCTGGAAGCGGCGCTGTGGGCATTCCACGGATCGTCCAGCTTCGCCGAAGGCGCGCTGCTGGCCGTGAATCTGGGCGATGATGCCGATACTACCGGCGCGGTCTACGGCCAGATTGCCGGAGCCTATTACGGCCTCGGCGGCATACCCGCGCAGTGGTCGGGCAGACTTGCCATGCGTGGTCTGATCAGCGATTACGCCGGACGGCTATACAACGAGCGGGCAGGAAGGTAA
- a CDS encoding LysR family transcriptional regulator — translation MDIKHLEYFIEIVNSSCNLSVAAKKLCVTQPSLSLLIKNFEDEENVNLFERYKGRLQNLTPAGERFFENAKTLVKNYQNMLAELREDSFQFKGKIVIGIPPLILGIVFADILSSMLSTNPDIKFEIIEAGAYELRRMLTLKELDFAILLQPTNIDPTTINEYLLQEDELTAFMSSSNPLANHEKIYWEQLNNEPLAIFNHTFMIHHKLLEQFKKENIQPQISILSASWDFLLQVTKRSKFITILPSPVHDFFNISDIIEVPFHQPITWKVILCQPAKDRYSHVERHVKKIIIDHFAQNSSS, via the coding sequence GTGGATATAAAACATTTAGAGTACTTTATTGAAATTGTAAATTCCAGCTGTAATCTATCTGTTGCCGCCAAAAAATTATGTGTTACACAGCCGTCTCTTAGCTTATTAATTAAAAATTTTGAAGACGAAGAAAACGTCAATCTATTCGAACGCTACAAAGGAAGATTACAGAACTTAACGCCTGCCGGGGAAAGGTTTTTTGAAAACGCAAAAACTCTTGTGAAGAATTATCAAAACATGCTGGCCGAGCTGCGCGAGGACTCCTTTCAATTCAAAGGCAAAATAGTAATCGGCATCCCGCCGCTTATATTAGGAATTGTTTTCGCCGATATCCTATCCAGCATGCTGTCGACCAATCCTGATATTAAATTTGAAATCATCGAAGCCGGGGCATATGAATTGCGGAGAATGCTGACCTTAAAAGAGTTGGATTTTGCTATTTTACTGCAGCCCACAAATATCGATCCTACTACTATTAACGAATATCTGCTGCAAGAGGATGAATTAACCGCCTTTATGAGTTCAAGCAATCCTCTGGCAAACCATGAGAAAATCTATTGGGAGCAGCTCAATAACGAACCCTTAGCCATCTTTAATCATACTTTTATGATTCACCATAAACTGCTGGAGCAATTTAAAAAAGAGAATATTCAGCCGCAGATCTCTATTCTGTCAGCGTCTTGGGACTTCCTTTTACAAGTAACCAAACGCTCTAAATTTATAACAATTTTGCCTTCACCCGTTCATGATTTTTTCAATATTTCTGACATCATCGAAGTTCCCTTTCATCAACCGATCACTTGGAAGGTCATTCTTTGCCAGCCTGCAAAAGACCGGTACAGTCATGTAGAAAGACATGTAAAGAAAATTATCATTGATCATTTCGCTCAAAACAGCAGCTCTTGA
- a CDS encoding acetyl-CoA C-acetyltransferase, whose amino-acid sequence MKEVVIVSAVRTAVGSFGGVFKNVSAITLGTVAVKGALAKINLDPAEVDEVILGNVLQAGLGQNVARQISIQAGIPMEVPSYTINKVCGSGLKSVQLAAQTILSGQAEVVVAGGAENMSQAPYLLPTTRWGQRMGDGIIIDSMVHDGLTDAFNQYHMGITAENIAEKYNITREMQDELAAASQNKAEKAIKEGKFKGEIIPVEIPQRKGAPVVADTDEYPRMGVTAESLAELKPAFKKDGTVTAANASGLNDGAAILIVMSKNKAERLGLKPLVTIKAVECAGVAPEIMGTGPIPATKKALAAAGVTVQDLDLVEANEAFASQALCVVNELGINMDMVNVNGGAIALGHPIGASGARILVTLIHEMERRKVQTGLATLCIGGGQGIAMIVEREG is encoded by the coding sequence ATGAAGGAAGTTGTTATTGTGTCAGCGGTGAGAACCGCAGTGGGCTCTTTTGGGGGAGTTTTTAAAAATGTATCGGCTATTACCTTAGGAACAGTTGCTGTAAAGGGTGCATTGGCAAAAATTAATTTAGACCCTGCAGAAGTTGATGAAGTTATTTTAGGTAATGTTTTACAGGCCGGGTTAGGGCAAAATGTCGCAAGGCAGATATCTATACAAGCCGGGATTCCAATGGAAGTGCCGTCATATACCATCAATAAAGTTTGCGGTTCAGGCTTAAAGTCCGTTCAGCTTGCGGCTCAGACAATCCTGTCCGGCCAGGCAGAGGTTGTAGTTGCAGGTGGAGCAGAGAATATGAGCCAGGCGCCTTATCTGCTGCCGACAACCCGGTGGGGACAAAGAATGGGTGACGGAATCATTATAGATTCGATGGTTCATGATGGGTTAACGGATGCTTTTAATCAATATCATATGGGAATTACTGCTGAAAATATCGCTGAAAAATACAATATTACGAGAGAAATGCAAGATGAGTTAGCGGCAGCAAGCCAAAATAAAGCGGAGAAAGCCATCAAAGAAGGAAAATTCAAAGGGGAGATTATTCCTGTTGAGATTCCGCAGCGGAAAGGCGCGCCAGTAGTAGCGGACACCGATGAGTACCCTCGTATGGGAGTGACCGCAGAAAGCCTGGCTGAATTAAAACCGGCTTTTAAAAAGGACGGCACAGTAACAGCAGCCAATGCTTCAGGCCTGAATGACGGTGCGGCAATATTGATTGTGATGAGCAAAAACAAAGCTGAACGTTTAGGCTTAAAGCCGCTTGTAACGATTAAAGCTGTTGAATGTGCAGGGGTTGCCCCGGAAATTATGGGTACAGGACCCATTCCGGCAACAAAAAAAGCCTTGGCGGCAGCCGGTGTAACGGTGCAAGATCTAGATTTAGTTGAAGCGAATGAAGCTTTTGCGTCACAAGCATTATGTGTCGTAAATGAATTAGGAATAAACATGGATATGGTCAATGTAAACGGCGGAGCCATTGCTTTGGGGCATCCCATTGGCGCCAGCGGCGCACGCATATTGGTAACACTGATTCATGAAATGGAAAGAAGAAAGGTTCAAACTGGTTTGGCAACTCTATGTATCGGCGGTGGGCAAGGCATTGCCATGATTGTAGAGAGAGAGGGGTAA
- a CDS encoding CoA transferase subunit A: MNKVVALDEAIAHIKDGDVVMIGGFMANGTPEKLVDALVEANIKDITLICNDTGFINRGSGKLVSNKQCKKIMASHIGTNKETGRQMTEGETEVVLIPQGTLVEQIRAGGYGLGGVLTATGIGTLVEEGKEKIVVDGKEYLLEKPITADVALLYAAKADKAGNIVYKGSANNFNNIMAGAAKTTIVEVGELVEIGEIDPNEVVTPNIFVNYIVEGGK, from the coding sequence ATGAATAAAGTAGTGGCTTTAGATGAGGCGATCGCTCATATCAAAGACGGGGATGTTGTGATGATCGGCGGGTTCATGGCTAACGGGACTCCTGAAAAACTAGTGGATGCCCTTGTTGAAGCAAACATCAAAGATATTACTTTGATTTGCAATGATACAGGATTTATCAATAGAGGCTCAGGTAAGCTGGTATCCAATAAGCAATGCAAAAAAATTATGGCCTCTCATATTGGAACAAATAAAGAAACCGGCAGACAGATGACTGAGGGAGAGACAGAAGTGGTGCTTATTCCTCAAGGGACTTTGGTGGAGCAAATCCGTGCGGGCGGCTATGGTCTAGGCGGCGTATTGACAGCTACCGGAATAGGCACGCTGGTTGAAGAAGGCAAAGAAAAAATTGTAGTCGATGGAAAAGAGTATTTACTAGAGAAACCAATAACTGCCGATGTGGCACTTCTTTACGCCGCTAAGGCGGATAAAGCCGGGAATATTGTGTACAAAGGCTCGGCAAACAATTTTAACAATATTATGGCAGGTGCCGCAAAGACAACCATTGTTGAAGTGGGAGAATTAGTAGAAATAGGGGAGATTGATCCCAATGAAGTCGTTACGCCAAATATCTTCGTGAACTATATTGTTGAAGGAGGTAAGTGA